From Streptomyces sp. SAI-135:
GACTCGTTGATGACACCGATGGTGTCGCCCGTCGCGATGCCGTTGAGCACGTGATACAGGGCGAAGAAGAACGGCGACTGCGCCAGGATGGGAAGGCACGAGGAGAGCGGGTTGGTGCCCGTCTCCTTGTACAGCTTCATCATCTCTTCGGACTGACGCTGCTTGTCGTTCTTGTAGCGCTCCTGGATCTTCTTCATCTCGGGCTGGAGCGTCTGCATGGCCCGCGTCGCCTTGATCTGCTTCACGAAGAGCGGGATCAGGCAGATACGGATCAGGATCACGAGGGACACGATCGACAGGCCCCAGGCCCACCCGGTGTCGGGGCCGAAGATGGCGCCGTACACCTTGTGGAACTGGACGATGACCCAGGAGACGGGTGTCGTGATGAAGCTGAAAAGACTGGCAATCGTGTCCACTAATCATGCTCCTTGGGCATGGGACGGAGTCTCTGCGGCCGGGCTCGAAGGAGTTTGCCCCTCGGTGGCCGAGGCGGCGGAGGGCCCGCCCCTACGTGCACGCCAAGCGTTACGCAGCATTTCGTGCCACCGCGGACGCTTGCGCGGCGGGACATGGTCCACACCGCCCAGCGACCACGGATTGCACCGCAGGATGCGCCAGGCGGTGAGTGCCGTTCCCTTGATCGCACCGTGCCGGTCGATGGCCTGGTAGCCGTAGTGGGAGCACGACGGGTAGTACTTGCACACCGGCCCGAGCAGCGGGCTGATGGTCCACTGGTACAGCTTGATCAGCGCCAGCAGCGGGTACTTCATCGTGCGCCCCCTCCCAGCAGCCGCTGAACGGCGGCATCCAGGTCTCGGGCCAGTTGTTCATGATCGGCGTCACCCGCCTCGGGCAACGCTCGTACGACTACCAGGCTACCGGGGGGAAACAGGGCGACCCTGTCGCGCATCAGATGGCGAAGCCTGCGCTTCACCTTGTTGCGCACCACAGCGCCGCCCACGGCCTTGCTCACGACGAAACCCGCACGCGTCGGGGGAGCGCTCTCCCCAGGCGCGTGCGGGTC
This genomic window contains:
- the yidD gene encoding membrane protein insertion efficiency factor YidD, giving the protein MKYPLLALIKLYQWTISPLLGPVCKYYPSCSHYGYQAIDRHGAIKGTALTAWRILRCNPWSLGGVDHVPPRKRPRWHEMLRNAWRARRGGPSAASATEGQTPSSPAAETPSHAQGA
- the rnpA gene encoding ribonuclease P protein component, whose protein sequence is MLPTENRLRRREDFATAVRRGRRAGRPSLVVHFRSGATDPHAPGESAPPTRAGFVVSKAVGGAVVRNKVKRRLRHLMRDRVALFPPGSLVVVRALPEAGDADHEQLARDLDAAVQRLLGGGAR